The Wolbachia endosymbiont of Oedothorax gibbosus region AGAGCCCATTTACGCTGAGGTGTATGACACTAAGATTAGTAATTCATTAGGGGAGTTAAGCGTATCAGAAGAATCTATTTATGCTGAAATATATGATTCACATAAAAAATCTACTGAAAATTCATCATTGAACGATAGTGGTTATTTGAGTATATCAGAAGAACCTATCTATGAAACTATAGATAATTTTTCAGAACAAAAAAAGCCTACTAGCCTAAAACAGAAAGAGCCAGAACAATCGTCAGAACCTATTTATGCTAAAGTAGATTTGTTCAAGAAAAGAGCAGAAAGAAAAGCAAAGGACATAAAAGCTAATTCAGGGACTTATCATGGATCAGTGCAGGATAAAGTGAGTAATTTGCAAGTAAAACTAAATGAGCAAAGTGCTAATAAGCCAGCGAGTCAGCAAATCAAGACCAAGGCAGGCTTTAGCGTAAAAGAAATAAGGCAAAATTTTGAGCGTAGAGATTCTGGCTATGATTCCGATACAAAAGTTGAACAACAATTAGATTTAGGATCTAAAGCTCCTAAATCTGAGATAGGTTCAGTAAGCATTGAACATGGAGTAATAGGAGGCTTTCGATATAAAATCACTGATATATCACTCTAACTATGTGATTCAAAATAATTGAATTGACTTTATGTGCATAATCAATATAACTTGAGTTAATTCGCATTGACTCTTTCGTCTAGTGGTTAGGACACCACCCTTTCACGGTGGTAACACGGGTTCAAATCCCGTAAGAGTCACTCAAGTAGAATATAATTAAAGTTTTAAATGGGAAAAGTTAGGCTTTATGTTGAAGAAGCTTTATCACAAGGCGTGAGTTTAGCACTTAATCCACAACAAAGTCATTACATTTGCAATGTAATGCGGCTTAAGAAGTATGATAATCTCTCTCTTTTTAATGGAAAAGATGGAGAATGGTTAGGAGAAGTAGTTAATATATCGCGTAAATTGACAAAAGTTACACTCAAAGAATGTGCCAAACAACAGCAATATGAGGAAAATCTATACCTGTATTGTGCCATGGTAAAAAGTGCTGCTCTGAACAACATAGTAAGACAGGCAACTGAAATGGGAGTAACCTGCATTCAATTTATTTCAACGGAACGTACAGTAGTAAAAAACATTAACCTAAGTAGAGCAAAATTACAGGCAATCGAAGCTGCAGAACAGTCAGGTAGGGTAAGTATACCAGAGATTTTGCCTCCTATTAACTTTTGTGAGTTACCTGATTCCCAGAGTAAAAATTTTGTTTTATGTGATGAAACAGGTAAAGCTGATAAAGTGCTGAAAGGCAAAAAAAATGTTGCTATTATTGTTGGCCCTGAAGGTGGTTTTTCATCTTATGAACTTGATCTTGCCGATAAGTTTTGTCAAAAATTGAGTCTAGGAAAAAGAATTTTAAGGGTTGATACTGCTGTAGTTGCTGCACTCACTTTCACCAATTGGTGTAGCTAGATTTTTAAATATGGCTAAGATAAAGAAATCTGGTTCAATGTTGCGCGCACAAAAACTCTGTAGACTCTCTACGAAGCAGTTTGTTGTTAAAGAGGAGCTAATAAAAAACATATTCTAAGATAATATTAAATCTCGTATTATATTTTTTCTAAAGTAAACAAATGAATCTTGCATTTTGCCTGAGTTATTGATACTCTGAGTAAAGAAGTCGGGGCGTAGCGCAGCCTGGTAGCGCATTTGGTTTGGGACCAAAGGGTCGGGAGTTCAAATCTCTCCGCCCCGATGTTAGTATAATTGTAAGAACGCTGTAACATAAGAGCAATCTCCATCAGTAAGCAAGTATGGA contains the following coding sequences:
- a CDS encoding 16S rRNA (uracil(1498)-N(3))-methyltransferase, which gives rise to MGKVRLYVEEALSQGVSLALNPQQSHYICNVMRLKKYDNLSLFNGKDGEWLGEVVNISRKLTKVTLKECAKQQQYEENLYLYCAMVKSAALNNIVRQATEMGVTCIQFISTERTVVKNINLSRAKLQAIEAAEQSGRVSIPEILPPINFCELPDSQSKNFVLCDETGKADKVLKGKKNVAIIVGPEGGFSSYELDLADKFCQKLSLGKRILRVDTAVVAALTFTNWCS